The following nucleotide sequence is from Rubripirellula tenax.
TGATCGAAGTTCGCGGCGAAGTTTACATGACCAACGCCGACTTGGCCGACCTGAATCTGCGGCAAGCCCAATCCGGTGAAGAACCCTACAAAAACACCCGCAACGTAACGGCCGGAACAATCAGGTTGCTGGATCCGGCAATCGCGGCACAGCGAAAGCTGCGATTTTTCTGTCACGGCGTGGGACAAACCGACGGACTGAAAGCAAAAACACACATCGAATTTTTGCGTGAAGTTGGACAATTGGGTATTCCGCCCACTCCCGACGTGCAACTGTTCCCAAATTCTGCGGCCGCACTGGAAGCCGTGGCCGCGCTCGAAGAAGAAATGCCCGAGTTGCCATTCGAAGTCGACGGGATTGTTTTCAAGGTCAACGACTTCAACCAACGCGATCGACTGGGAATGCGAAGCAAGAGCCCACGCTGGTTGATCGCTTACAAATTCGAACGCTACGAAGCGTCGACCATCCTGACCTCGATCACCGTCCAAGTCGGTAAAACGGGAACCATCACCCCGGTCGCCAATTTGACTCCGGTCGATATTGCCGACACCACTGTATCCCGCGCTTCGTTGCACAACGCCGATGAAATCGAACGGCTTGACGTCCGCGAGGGCGATACCGTGATCGTCGAAAAAGCGGGAAAGATCATTCCGAAAGTGGTCCGCGTCGAAAAGCATCTTCGCAAAACCGATCTGCCGAAATGGACATTCCCGACGGAATGCCCACAGTGCGAATCGGAACTGGTGCGTGATGAAGGCGGCGTCTACATCCGCTGTCCCAATCCATCGTGCCCGGCCCAATTGCGCCAACGTTTGGTCTACTTTGGAAGCCGGACCGGCATGGATATTGATGGACTCGGCGAAGAAGTCGTTGATTTGTTGATGAGCCATCGATTGATCGAAGGCTATGCCGACCTCTACCGCCTGAACGTCGATCAAGTAGCAGCGCTGGCATGGCCCAAACAGCGTAAGGGCAAAGACGGCGCGATGATCGATGTTCTCTTCGGTCAACTCAACGCGGAAGCCTTGATTCGCGGTATCGATGCCAGCCGTGATCGTGGATTGGCGCGCGTGCTGTCGTCCATTTCGATTCGTCACGTGGGGCCGCGTGTCGCCAAGCTGATTTCTCGAGTCCACTTCACGATCGGTAAGTTGATGGACGCGTCGATCGATGATCTGGCGTCGATACACGAAATAGGCGATCGAATCGCCAAGAGTGTCGTCGAATTTTGCAGTAGTCCAACCGGCAGGCAACTTTTCGCGGACCTTGAAACGGTGGGCGTCAAGCTGTCCGACCCCGAGCCAGAGAAGATCGAAGGCAGTCCCATCGTGGGCAAGTCGGTCGTGGTGACCGGCACGCTGAAACAGTTCAAGCGGGACGAGATCAAAGGGTTGATCGAAAAACTCGGTGGCCGGGCATCATCGAGCGTCAGCAAAAAGACAGACTTCCTCTTAGCCGGCGAAAAAGCGGGCAGCAAGTTGGAAAAGGCGGAAAAACTAGGCGTGAAGATCATCACCGAAGATGAGTTTCAAGCAATGCTCGACAATGCGTCGAGCGACTCCGAATCAGTCTAACGGAATCGCAACAAGCCGCTCAGCCATCTCGATGCTCGGCCGACGATCGAAACCGGCGCCGCATCGATTCGTGTCGTTGCCATCGCCCCGGTGATTAGCGGTGCGTTGTCAGCTTTTCCCAGCTCGACACGGACCACGTACGAGGTCTCCAGAGGGTTCTGGGACCGAGCCGCTCGCACGTCATCGCGTCGATCGGCGTTCTGAATCTCGTCCCATTCGCTGTGTGCGATTTCGACGACGGTTCCGGAAAATTTCTCGGAAGGCATTGTCTCCAGGACCATCTTCACTTTCGCTCCCACAGCGATTCGTTCGACCTGGCTCTGTTGCAAAACAATCTCCGCATCCCAAGCGTCATCGCCAAGGATCGTCATTAATTCATGCCCCGATTCCAAGTAACAGCGGTCGTTCTTCGCATCCGTCGGAAAACCGGACCAACTGATCAAGCGGTTTTCGACGGCCGATTGAGAATCGAACGCGCGGTGGGGTGCCGCGATCAACCTGCCACTGCTAGTTGCCTTGATCGCCAAACCGCTGCGACGTTGCGAATGAGTTGCAAGCTGCGCCGTCAGGTCTTGCAACAGTGATTCCTGCATCGGCAATTCGTTTGCAATTTCCGGCACATCGAAGGCGGCACGCTTCATCGATTCGACCATCAATGTCTGACTCTTGTGCCGACCCTGAATCCTTTGGAATTGCATTTCAATGTCAGAGTTTTCCAGTCTCGCAATCACCTCACCTTGTTGCACGGCGTCGCCGGGGCGTTTTTCTAGAACGCTTAGAGTGCCCGCGGTCGCGACGTAAATCGGCGTTTCGTTGCGCGGAACAATCTTGGCTGTCGACGAGACGCCCGACGGCAGCGGGACGAACGAAAACGCGACCAACGCAGCGGTAAGTGCGGTGGTGATCATCAATCGGTTCATGCGAATGTTTTTTCGGCGTGCGGGATTTCGAAAGAATTTGAAGGGGCCACGGAGCGTCGCGAACAACATTCCCCCTGCGGCGAACGCACATAGCACTCGGCCGACCGACTCGAGGCCGTAGGGACGAAGCAACGTCGCCACCAACCATAGGATCGCCAGCGTCAGCGACCATCGATACACGAACGCCGCAACCGCATAGACGAGCAGACTAACGCGTTCGAAGCCGGACATCGGTTCATCGGTCAACTCATCAACACCGAACAACGCTCGGTTGGCGTGACCCGACAACAGACGACGTGACTTTTCACCCAAATTGGGAACGTCCACCAAGTCGGACAAAACGAAATATCCGTCGTAGCGAAGCAGCGGGTTTGCGTTGAACAGTACTGTGCTGACGCTGCAGACCAACATCACATTCATGGCGACGTAGTGGACCATTCCCGGCGCCGTCGAGGCCCAAACCAACGTCGCAATCGATGCCAAGAAGACTTCCGTAGCGATGCCCGCCAATCCGACGGCCGCGCGCTGAAAACGACTGGGCAGCATCCATGAATCGGACGTGTCGCAGTAGAGCGCCGGTGTAAACACCAACAGCATCGGCCCGATCTGGTGACACTCGCCGCCGAAGTGTTTGCACATGATGGCATGTCCTAGCTCGTGCAGCACCTTCGTAACGCCAATCACGCACGCCAACACCAGCATGGCTTCCAAACGAATCCAACTCCCCATCGCCGGGAATTGCGCCGCAAACGTATCGAAGTGAATCACGAAAACGGCTGCAGCCAAAGCAAGCGTTAACAGGAACGCGGCTGTGCCGAATCGACCCAAAAACGGTCGCACCAAGGGATACAGTCGCTTGAGCAGCGGTTCGGGATCGACCCCCGGGAATCGAATGAATAGCAAGCCGGATAGATGGCCGATCCATTTTTGACGAATCTCTTTTTGCGCACGTTCGCGAAGCCGATCGCCCTGGAGCGCGACATCCGAAATCGTCAGACTGATTTGGTGAAAGCGAAAGACCAGTTGGTTCAACTCGGCCGTCGTGACTTTCTGTGGACGATAGGCGTCCTCGTAAGCCAAGCGAATCTCTTCCAGCGTTCGCTCGCCATCCAGTTGCTCCAGCACAAAGTACTCATCCGGTCGAAGGCGATGGTACTTCATCGCGATTGGATCCTTGACCACGACCGCCGATTCATGCTTGTGTGTGGTCCGGACGACCTTCAAATCCAACCGCCTGCGTACGTTCAACCGATGGCCCGCGGAAGTGGGTTTCGTTGGCGTGGGCGGAACGGGACGAAGTTGGTTCAAAACAGTCCCTAGAAGTAGAACAAGACGTTGCGATGGACAAAGTCAAAGACGTCGCCGAACCAACTCCTCAAGATCGATCGTCGACCACAAGCAATCTTTGCCGTCACATCGGCGCCGCTGCGCATTTCGCTCGCATTGAATGAATCAAATCGAACGACGTTTTCGGGATCCATGTGGATCACCGCCGCCGCGTCGACGACCTGTTGTCCGGTATCGTCCATTCGCGAAGCGGTAGCGATTTCCTCAAGCGATGCTGAAAAAGTCGATTCGGGCAGGGTTGCAACCGCGAACTCGATCGGCAACTGCGGGTTCGATTTGGAAGCCTCGATCACGGTTCCAGCATCACGATCAGGAACCTTCAGCTTTAAAGTCCAGGGTCCGGTTGGGTCGACGACCGAGACAAGAAGGTTGCCGCGGCCGATCGGGCGGTCAGCCAATCGTCGGGACAATTGCCATCCGACGACCTGGCCGGAAATTGGGCTCGTGATCTGAAGTTCTTTTTGTTGAGCTGCCAATATCGTGCGTTGACCTCGAAGGTTGGCCAGTTCACTTTCCACTTGCATCAACTCGATGGCCATGCGACCGGACTGGCTCGGATCTGATTCGCCGCTCAGTCGGACCGCTTCGATGGACGCCAATCGCGATATCGCCGTTTGGATCTCGCCCCACAACGCTTCGGCGCGGCTTTCTAAGTCTGCGTTCTCGAGCGCAACCAACACGTCGCCTGCTTGTACATATTGGCCATCGTTCACCAAGACATTCTTGACAGTGCCGTCGATGGTTGCGAACACATCGCGTCGGTGACTCGGTTCGGCGGTACCACTGACGACGACATGGTGCGTGACGTTGATCAGAACAGATGCCGTTGCCATCGACGCAAGTGCGATCAATGCAGCGACAACCCACGGCAATCGCCCATTGCCAATCAGCTTTCCAACACCCTTCCACAATCCAAGCCCAAAAACGCTTTGATGTTCCAACGAGTTTCGCAGCGCCAACGTCGCTTCGCTGGCAACGATGTTCATCGGTAACGTGACAGACGCGGGAACGTCGCCGCCGAAGTACTCCAGCATGATGACGCCGATGCACGGGCCATCGCCTGAGAACGGATCGAAATCACCTGCTTCGACGCCATCGGCATCCTCACTCGGTACATGCAGCGGCAAGATGATTGCCGAGGTGACGGCAGTTTCGTCAAGATAGTCGTCCAGTGGCTGTTGAATCTGGGGCGGAATCAAGTCGCCGCCCGGCAATACCAGCGGCCGCGACATCACGACGGCAGCGTTCGTCAACCGTTCGACACAGCGAACTGCATTCCCTCGTTTATCCACGACCGTCACACCGCTAACCGCAGCAACGCGAAGTTTCGATCCCCGTCGTTTCAACACCGTTACGCGATCCGACCCGAGCAGCCGTCGTGATTCGTTCGCGATACGGAAGCATGTCGCATCAAGATCCAGGTCGAGGTGCAGTACACGCAAGGACCGATTGCCGGCAAGTCCGCGAGGCTCCTCTGGTGCAATCAGCTGTTGCGATTCGACCGTGTCGCTTGGTGCAGTGGTTGATCGCTTTCCTGATGCGACTGGAAACTGATCCACCAACGATCGTGCCGCTTCGCCATAGGTTTGCAAGAGCCGCAGGTCTTCGATCTGGGTGATTGCCGACGGTCGACTTCGCAGCGGGTATACCAACAACAGCGCCGCTCGCGATGGCGTCGCTGCCACTTCGATCCTCAGCCCACGTGCCATCGCATCACCGGCCGGAAACTCGATTGACTCGTTGTTCGAATCGGAATCCGTTTCGATCGGGATGTTGCAGGCCACGGGAGAACTGCTAGCCGACGCCAACAAACCCAGCAACTCGTCACGCGAAATCTGGGAGGACAGCGCCGGATCGGCAACCAACATCATCGGCGCCGACCAATGGGCGGCTTCAATGGCGACCAATCCGCATCGAAAGTTTTCGACGATCTCTGCCGCCAGACGTTTGTAAAAGTCAGTCCGGTCTTCCGCAACCTCCGCCATCGCGTGGACACGGTCCCATATCAGCGTCGACCCCGTCGCGGTCCCAGGCGGTCGCGTTGTCGGAGAAGTCTCGGTGGGCTCAGAAGAAGTGCTCAAGGCAGCGTCTGCGGCGGCGAGTGGAAAAGTGAAGCGGTTCGAACCGCCGAAAGTTCCTCACAAGCTACTCCCAGCCGTATCCAACCTTGCCACTAGAGTACCCCCCAGAGACGCCAAACTCAACAAATTGCGTCGAATGCGCAGTTTGTCGCGATTAAATTGGCCTGCCGACGCGGACCAAAACTGCTGCTGACCGGGCCAAATTGTATTGCACATGCTGACTTGACGAACGCCCATCACGACCTTGGGACCAAGCGTCTAGCGGGCCCCGTGCAACAGTTCATCGAATTTCAGTTCCAACTGCGTTTCGTTGACTTCGGCGCCGAGTTCGCGAAACATCTGGCTGGGACGAATATCACGGCTGTTTTGATATTTCTCACTGGAATAGCCTTCGCAAGTGCCCTCCAGGCCAAGGTAATAGATCTGACAAACCTCCATCCCCGCGTAGATCCGGACCGGCTGAACGCAATGCATTTCTAGTGTCCAGGTCCCGCAATATCCAGCGTCGCCCAGGCTGCCGCCCGGATTGATGAACAAACCCAATCGGCCCAACGAACTACGGCCCTGGATCATGGGAACCAAGCCGTGGGTTTCGGTGTACTCGACGGTCCGACCCAAAAACAGCTGGTTTGGCTGCAGCGTCAGCCCCTCTTCCGGGATCTCGATACGCCGATATCGGTTGGGCGATGCCGCGTCGAGAACGACTTCCTCATAGACCAACAACTCGTTGTGGAGCGACAAGTTGTAGCTATTCGGGTTGAGCCGAGCCTCGTCGAACGGTTCAATTCGTAGCGTATCGTTCTGGCGCCGCCGAATCTCATCACCTGAAAGAAGCATGATCGCCTAACTGGGGCTCGGGCTGGTCGGTTGGAAAGTTCCCGCATTGTCCGACATCGCGTTGGTCGAGTCAATCATTTACTCTCCCATCAATACCACAAGTCGACGTATATTGAGGCCGTTGCGACATCAGTTTCGGAATGATTGGAAAATCCTCTCAATCTGACGGCCCCGCCAACCCAATATCTAGACACCACCGCACGGAAAGAACCCAATGCAAATCGATAGCCCGAACCCATACGCCGTTTCCTCCATGGGCACGCCCGCTGCATTCGCGGCCGAGAATGAACGTTTAGGGTTCATCCGGAAGACGTACGCTCACATGACCGGCGCCATCCTGGCCTTGATCGCGATCGAAGCCGTGCTGTTTGCCGTCGTTCCTGCTGCGACGATGAACGCACTGGTCGGCCGCATGCTGGGCGGTTTTGGCTGGATGATTGTTCTCGGACTGTTCATGGGAGTCAGCTGGATTGCACGCAGATGGGCGAACAGCAGTACATCGAAGGGAATGCAGTACGCGGGCCTCAGTCTGTACGTTTTCGCCCAAGCAATCATCCTGCTGCCGATGTTGTATGTCTGCATTCGCGTCATGGGCGAACCCAATCTGCCCATCATGGCGGCTGCGATCACCGCGGTGTGCTTTGTCGGTCTGACCGCGTTCGTGTTCGTCACCGGCGCGGATTTGGCTAGTTGGGGCAAGTTTCTGGCGCTCGGCGGTTTTGTCGCAATGGGAGTCATTGTCGCCGGAATCGCGTTCGGCTTCTCGCTTGGCCTTTGGTTCAGCGGTTTGATGGTCGCGCTGGCATGTGGTTACATCCTCTACGACACGTCAAACATTCTGCATCACTACAACACATCGCAATATGTTGCTGCTTCGCTTGCCCTGTTCGCATCGGTTGTGTTGTTGTTCTGGTACGTGCTTCAATTGTTGATGGCTTTTTCCAGCAACGATTGATCGGCGGCTTGGACGACGCACACTGCGTTCGGTTTTCCTCACTGTCACCGCGAACCAACGTTTGCGGCCAGAAACCATGCGAAACTTGGAACCATGCACAACTTGGATGACATCACGAATCTGCCCGACGACTTCGACAGTCGCGTTTGCTTGTTCCCATTGCCAGAGTTGGTGCTCTTTCCTCACGCGATGCAACCGCTGCACGTTTTCGAGCCACGTTATACCGAGATGTTGGCCGAGTCTTTGGCGAGCGATCGATTGATTGCGATGGCTACCTTGACGGGCGGGATCGCGGCAATGCCCAACCAGAGTCCACCAATCGCGTCGACCGTTTGCATCGGACGAATTGTTTCGCATGCCGATCTTGGCGATGATCGCCACAACATTCTGTTGGTCGGGGCGAAACGTGCAAAGGTCGTTTCAGAACTCGATGCCGGCCGGACTTTTCGCATTGCTGAAGTCGACGTCAATGACGATATCTATCCGCCAATCGGTGCGGAACACAGGTTGGATTTAAAGCGAAGTCTGCTGGACGCGTTTGCCGAAATCATTCCGGCCAGCCAGAGTGTGCAACAAAACTTGCACGAATTGATGGCCGGACAAATGGGCCTTGGCCCAATCACTGACATCATCGCCTACACACTTCCATTTGAAGTCGAAGCGAAATTGCAACTTCTTGCCGAGCCTGACGTTGATGCACGGGCACGATCCCTTGTGCGGTTGCTGCGAAAAGGCGCCGTGAAATTGCATTCGCTATCACACGAAGAACAGTCGTTCAAAAACGATGATCCCAACGACGAAAAGTTTCCGCCAAAGTTCAGCCTGAACTGAACCAAGACTGCTCGGGGTTCAGCCCTGGCTCTCGCAGATGCGTTTTACAAAGTTCAACATCAGCGGGTGGGCTGGCTTCGCCATTTCTCCGTGGTTGAAACCTTCTAGCTCGAACAGGTCAACATCTTTATGGCCGACTTCCTTTAACATCCGCCACAAGTAGGCGTTCTCTTCGTATCGGCCGATCATCTCCATGTCGCGATCGCCGCTGATCAACAGAATGGGCGGCGCATCGCCGCGAACGTGGAACAGGGGTGACATGTCGTCAACAATCGGTTGCTTGTTACCGATCCCACGTTCCGCTCGAACGGTAAAGTGAGTGACGGCCTGGCCGCTCATCGGGATCAGCCCCGCCAAGTCGTCCGCGTTCACGTCGTGGGCTGCCAAGTAGTGGCGATCCAAACCGACCATGCACGTCAAATAGCCTCCCGCCGAATGCCCACTCACAAAAACTCTCGATCGGGAACCACCGAAGCGCTCAATGTTTTTGATCGTCCAAGCGACCGCGGCGGCGGCGTCTTCGACATATTCAGGCGACTTTGCGCCGGGGTGCAGTCGGTAATTTGCCGCGACGATGGCAACGCCCTGGTTCTTAAGTTCGCTAGGAATCGACTTGTTTCCCGATTTCAATCCGCCACCGTGAAACCACACGATCGTTGGAAAGTCCTTTTCGACACTGGGATAGTAAACGTCCAATCGGCATCGTTCATTCATCGCATCCGTCACGCCTTCGCCAACACGATACAGAATGTCCGTGTCGGTTGTAAAGTTTGTTGACTTCGGCGATTTATCTTGAGCAAGATTGCTCGTCGCAAACGCGATTGCGAAAAATCCAATCAGACCGACTCTCTGGACGTTGACCATGCAAGTTTCTCATGCTGTAACTGGGAGCAACAAAATCGAATACCGAGTAAAAGAGTAGCATTCTTAAGACGCAAAGGTGGGACGCGCCACTGGCACACCGCAATCAGGCGTGTACGTCGTGACCGCGATGAATCAGAGTATGACGTTGAGCAAAGATCAAAACCCGTATTCATCGACCGCTGCCTCGGACCGCACACAGGGTAGCGATCGTGACCATTCGACTTGGGCGAGAAACTTTGCTTGCTTGCTTGTGATCGCTACTGGCTATTGCGGAATCTTGATTCTCGCTACGACGATGGGACTAACTCGGCTGTCGCATTTACAAATGTTACTTGCCGCCGTCGCTTTCATTGCCTCGACATGGTCCAACTTTCAAGTTGGTGCTAGGATCGGATGGCGACAAGGCGGGATGCCCGTGATGGTCATTCTCGTTTTTGGATGGGGGTGTTTTTACATCCTAGCGTCGATGCTGCTTTCTATCGTGGCGTTTGCCGTGCTCCACCTACCCAATTTGCCATTCTGAACACACGGCTTTGCGAACACCCCAACGTCGAAGAAATCGTTGGGCACGGATTTCGCTCTCTCAGTACACGTACACAAACTCATTGCTATTCATCAAAACCAAGCAAACGTCGGCTAGCGCGAATGTCGCACGATCTACTTCATCCGCCTGCAAATCGGCAACAAAATCGTCTACCGCGTGAAGCGTTTCGACGAAGGTGAACTTTTCGCCGGTGTTTTCCTCCACGGCTTCGCGAACGACCTCCCGAGGTGGACGTTGGCTGGGAATCGCCTTGGGCGGCATCAAAGACTCAACGTGCTTCCAGTGCGACAGGCAACGGTCGATTTCTGCATCGGTGACCTCGCGGCCAAACAGGCATTTGTAGAGACTGCGAATCATTTCCGGTCGATCGCCGCCGTTTTTCGCGGCCTCGCTTGCCAACGCCAAAGCTCTCGCATTCGTGCTATTGCTGTTGAACATCGCGAATACTTGCGGTGTGACTGTCGAAGTGTCTCGGCGCTCGCAAGAAAAATCAGGCGACGGCGCGTTAAAGACTTCTAGGCTGGGGTCAACCAGACCACGAAGTTTCAAGACGTACAGCGAGCGGCGGTTGCGCTGGTCCGGTTTGGGGTTTGGAGTCCACGCGGCCGCAAAGGTCCCCATGACCTGACGCGGCTGCAGCGCAACTTCTGAGTTGATGATGGGACGGCAAGGGATGCCGCCAATCTTAAGATTCAGCTCTCCGCTAACGCTCAACATTGAATCGCGGAGTTCTTCCGCACTCAAACGCCTTGGCAGGAACGCTGCATATGACGCCGTCGCAAGAGCAAGAGTATCACGGTCAGTGGTCTCACTTGCTTCCGCGCCGCGATCGTATTGGCAGGATCGGCAGTAAGCATCTGAATTCATGATCACCCGATGCAAGCTCTTGATCGACCAACCGCTCCTCACCAGTTCTACAGCCAGCCAATCGAGAAGCTCGGGATGGGTCGGCCGCTTACCGGTCGAACCAAAGTTATTGGGGTTACCCGCAATCGCAGTCCCAAAATGCCATTGCCAAACTCGGTTGACAATCACGCGTGTGGTGAGCGGATTCTTCGGGTTCGCAATCCAATCAGCGAGTGCCGTCCTGCGTCCGTCGATGGTCTGTGGAATGTTCGCGCGGACCTGATCGGCAATGACGCTCAGCACACCCGGCTGCACAGCATCGCCCTCGGCAAACGGATCGCCGCCGGTGTGGATCGCGGAATGCTCGAGATCGCCATCGGTCGGATCCTTCGCAGGCCGAAGCGGTTGATTGACCGACCTAAGTGATCGGGTGTGGCCGTTATAGACAGAATGTGCGAACGGTTTGTACCGGTCAAATTCCCACACCAACCGTTCCAAACCCTTGCCCGCGACACGCTCACGCCCGTATTGCTGGGTGGTGAACCCGACGTTGACGGGCGGCAGGTCTGTCTGTTCGACGCCCGCATCCATCAAGGCGCTGCGGACAGACTTAAAAATGTTTTGCACTCGCCCTTTTTTCTTGGCTTCGGCAACGGCGTCGTCCCATCGTTTGGAATCACGCTGGTTGGTACTGAACCATTCCTGAGCGTTCGCCAACAATACAGATTGCATCTGCCGCTTGGTCTCTCGGTACTCGGCTTGCCGAAGTTCCAAATACTTCTTTTCGTCGAAACCGCTCACGTTTTCTTCGCGGGAAAATTTAACCGGACGCTCCGCCAACTGCGTTGTCGCAAACACCGCTTGGACGCTGTAGTAGTCACGGGTCGGAATCGGATCGAATTTGTGATCGTGGCAGCGACAACATTGCAACGATTGACCAAGAAATGTTTCACCGACGCTGTTGGTCACGTCGTCAAGGAAACGCATTCTGGCAACCTTCGCCACTTCCATGGCCGTTAATTCCCATGGCCCCATGCGAAGAAAACCGGTGGCGATGACACTGTCCGAATCGTCCGGTCCGATTTCGTCACCCGCGATCTGTTCGCGGACGAATCGGTCGTACGGTTTGTCAGTATTGAATGATCGCGTCACATAGTCGCGAAACCGCCAAGCGTTGCCGCGTTCATAGTCGTTAGCAAATCCGGATGAATCGGCATAGCGAGTGACATCGAGCCAATGCTGGGCCATCCGTTCGCCGTAGTGAGGCGATTCAAGCAACCGATCGACGAGCATCGCGAACGCCGTCTCGTCGTCGGCGGAATCGTTCAGAAACGCTGCCACTTCGTCAGGCTTCGGCGGCAATCCGGTCAAGTCGAACGTCGCTCGGCGAATCAATGTACGTCGATCAGCTCGCGCCGCAACGCCTATCCCCTCCGGCATCGCATCGGCAATGAAGCGATCAATTTGCTGGCTCTTCCGTCGCACGTGATCGCGTTCGTTTTCGTCGACTCGCATGGACTCCTCGCCTAAACTCGACGAGCTAACAGGAAGTGGCTGGTACGCCCACAACCCAGCCGGGTCATAGCGTCGGTCGGTCCAACTTCCGTCCAATCCGCCGGATGTTTTCACCGTCACGCCATCTTCGACAGACCATGCATCAGCATACTTGGCCTCGATGAACCTGATCCGTTCTTCGGAAGGCCACGTCGCTCCGGTCTCAATCCAACGACGAAGCCATTGGAGTTGTTCTGCGTCCAGCGCTTCGCTCTCCTTGGGCGGCATCGCCGAAAATTCATCCTCGCTCCGCGCCGCCGCCAGGTAGATCGAACTCGCGTCGGATTCGCCCGGCACGATTCCTCGCTCGCCGCTATCACCACCACGGGCGAGTGCCTCAAACGTTCGGAAGTCAATACCGCCTTCCACGCCGTCGGGCTCCTGACCGTGGCAGCCGATGCACTTTTCGCGGAACAGGGGCGCGATGCGGCGTGCGAATAGAACTTCGCTTTCGTAGGTCAGCGATGGCTCGTCCGCTTGAACCCGAAAAGTGACCAGTGACAGCACCACGCCCAGGCATATCCGAAGAATGCTTGCGGTGAGACCTCGTTGCGACTTCATGGCGGTTACTGGCATAGGTTTTTGAACTGTATAGGCCCCAACCCGAAAAGTTTAACATAGACGCGATACCCGCCGGCCTATGTGCCGGTCAACTGTTTACGGGCGTACACAGCTCAATCAACGTCCCATCGGGCGATCGTACATAGGCTACCGTTTGACCCCACGGTTTCGTGACCGGTTCACCAATGGTGGTCGCACCCGCAGCCTCCGCACGCGCGACTGATCCGGAAACATCATCGGTTACAAAAGCGACTTCGATTCCAGCGGGCTGTGGAAGATCCGCGAGCGGTGTATAGCCGTTCGGAAAATTTGACTGCCCAAGCGAGTGTGCAGCAAATGCCAGCGTCGTCTCGCCCGTGTCCAGTTCGGCGTAGTCACCACCGTCATGAATGAATCGCGTCGCGAAGCCAAACGCGTCGGAGTAAAACTTAATCGCGGTGCTGACCTCAGCGACGTAGACGATGGTGTACCCAAACTTCATAGAAACGCTTTTCGTTGTCAACGAGTAAAACTGAAACTCACAGATTGTCGCCTAACGTAGCCCCGCGGTCAAACTCTTTCCAATCTCTCTTGCAACGCTTGCAGGGTTTGAAAGCCTTCGCCCAGAAAGGCTCGCATCGCGTCAACGGTGTGTTCAACCTGTTTGTGTTTGCGAAAGTAAAC
It contains:
- a CDS encoding M50 family metallopeptidase, which gives rise to MKYHRLRPDEYFVLEQLDGERTLEEIRLAYEDAYRPQKVTTAELNQLVFRFHQISLTISDVALQGDRLRERAQKEIRQKWIGHLSGLLFIRFPGVDPEPLLKRLYPLVRPFLGRFGTAAFLLTLALAAAVFVIHFDTFAAQFPAMGSWIRLEAMLVLACVIGVTKVLHELGHAIMCKHFGGECHQIGPMLLVFTPALYCDTSDSWMLPSRFQRAAVGLAGIATEVFLASIATLVWASTAPGMVHYVAMNVMLVCSVSTVLFNANPLLRYDGYFVLSDLVDVPNLGEKSRRLLSGHANRALFGVDELTDEPMSGFERVSLLVYAVAAFVYRWSLTLAILWLVATLLRPYGLESVGRVLCAFAAGGMLFATLRGPFKFFRNPARRKNIRMNRLMITTALTAALVAFSFVPLPSGVSSTAKIVPRNETPIYVATAGTLSVLEKRPGDAVQQGEVIARLENSDIEMQFQRIQGRHKSQTLMVESMKRAAFDVPEIANELPMQESLLQDLTAQLATHSQRRSGLAIKATSSGRLIAAPHRAFDSQSAVENRLISWSGFPTDAKNDRCYLESGHELMTILGDDAWDAEIVLQQSQVERIAVGAKVKMVLETMPSEKFSGTVVEIAHSEWDEIQNADRRDDVRAARSQNPLETSYVVRVELGKADNAPLITGAMATTRIDAAPVSIVGRASRWLSGLLRFR
- the ligA gene encoding NAD-dependent DNA ligase LigA, whose product is MATSAAKRIEQLRGEIRRLDHLYYVEATPEVSDLAYDRLLEELKELEAANPQFASPDSPTQRVGDAPVDHLVQVPHSVPMLSIDNTYSREELKSYFDRTEKLLDGEPIEWVMEYKIDGVAGSIRYEGGAMTLALTRGNGDVGDDITHNIRTIRDLPLAMVGQKIPPVIEVRGEVYMTNADLADLNLRQAQSGEEPYKNTRNVTAGTIRLLDPAIAAQRKLRFFCHGVGQTDGLKAKTHIEFLREVGQLGIPPTPDVQLFPNSAAALEAVAALEEEMPELPFEVDGIVFKVNDFNQRDRLGMRSKSPRWLIAYKFERYEASTILTSITVQVGKTGTITPVANLTPVDIADTTVSRASLHNADEIERLDVREGDTVIVEKAGKIIPKVVRVEKHLRKTDLPKWTFPTECPQCESELVRDEGGVYIRCPNPSCPAQLRQRLVYFGSRTGMDIDGLGEEVVDLLMSHRLIEGYADLYRLNVDQVAALAWPKQRKGKDGAMIDVLFGQLNAEALIRGIDASRDRGLARVLSSISIRHVGPRVAKLISRVHFTIGKLMDASIDDLASIHEIGDRIAKSVVEFCSSPTGRQLFADLETVGVKLSDPEPEKIEGSPIVGKSVVVTGTLKQFKRDEIKGLIEKLGGRASSSVSKKTDFLLAGEKAGSKLEKAEKLGVKIITEDEFQAMLDNASSDSESV
- a CDS encoding efflux RND transporter periplasmic adaptor subunit, which translates into the protein MSTSSEPTETSPTTRPPGTATGSTLIWDRVHAMAEVAEDRTDFYKRLAAEIVENFRCGLVAIEAAHWSAPMMLVADPALSSQISRDELLGLLASASSSPVACNIPIETDSDSNNESIEFPAGDAMARGLRIEVAATPSRAALLLVYPLRSRPSAITQIEDLRLLQTYGEAARSLVDQFPVASGKRSTTAPSDTVESQQLIAPEEPRGLAGNRSLRVLHLDLDLDATCFRIANESRRLLGSDRVTVLKRRGSKLRVAAVSGVTVVDKRGNAVRCVERLTNAAVVMSRPLVLPGGDLIPPQIQQPLDDYLDETAVTSAIILPLHVPSEDADGVEAGDFDPFSGDGPCIGVIMLEYFGGDVPASVTLPMNIVASEATLALRNSLEHQSVFGLGLWKGVGKLIGNGRLPWVVAALIALASMATASVLINVTHHVVVSGTAEPSHRRDVFATIDGTVKNVLVNDGQYVQAGDVLVALENADLESRAEALWGEIQTAISRLASIEAVRLSGESDPSQSGRMAIELMQVESELANLRGQRTILAAQQKELQITSPISGQVVGWQLSRRLADRPIGRGNLLVSVVDPTGPWTLKLKVPDRDAGTVIEASKSNPQLPIEFAVATLPESTFSASLEEIATASRMDDTGQQVVDAAAVIHMDPENVVRFDSFNASEMRSGADVTAKIACGRRSILRSWFGDVFDFVHRNVLFYF
- the dcd gene encoding dCTP deaminase, which translates into the protein MLLSGDEIRRRQNDTLRIEPFDEARLNPNSYNLSLHNELLVYEEVVLDAASPNRYRRIEIPEEGLTLQPNQLFLGRTVEYTETHGLVPMIQGRSSLGRLGLFINPGGSLGDAGYCGTWTLEMHCVQPVRIYAGMEVCQIYYLGLEGTCEGYSSEKYQNSRDIRPSQMFRELGAEVNETQLELKFDELLHGAR